CAAAGACAAGTAATTATGCAACAAGCCAATTTTGCTTCACCATCGCAATATCCAATTCAGCAGCCATATTCATTTGCCAATGGTATGACCAACATGGCCCAATTCCACCCACAGACGTTGACATCGCATTCCGACtttgatcaacaacaaatgcAGCAATCAACCCAGCCATCGCAGCAAGTACAAGTACAGGTGCAGATACAACCACAATCAAATCTGAACCTGTTCCCTGCTGAGCAGAAACGTGGAAGAAGGTTTAGAAGGagattcaatcaaattgagAGAAAATATCCTTGTTCGTTTCCTGGATGTCAAAAGAGTTATGGTTCtttgaatcatttaaaCACCCATATTGTAACCAAAAAGCATGGTCACAGAAAATCAAAAGCTGATTTCCAACATTCTCTTCaatcaaaagaagaaaacaaacCATCAGAAATTTCACAATACGTTCAGCCTAGTAATGATTACACTGCTGGAAACTATTGGTATGGGTACGCTCCTCATTTGCGATCAACCACTTCGACAACATCCTCGCAAAGTGATTCGTTCAATTCGCAGCAAATACCGCAGCagccacaacaacaacagcagcagcagccacagcaacaaaacaatagcAACAATTATTTGTACTATCAAGGTTTCCAGCAACCCATTACTAATGCTACGACTGTTAGTGGGGCAACGCCAGCTACTTCTACACTTACGCCCGCTGGAACTGCGTCTGCATCTCTTCTGCACCAACCTCAAATTCAGAATCCCGCATCTGCCTCTACAGTGCCTCAGCAAAGAATGGTAATGGGCAATATGGGCTATTATCAGCAACAAGGGGCTCCTCAATATTTTCCTGCACCTCAACAGTCTCTCTTAGGAATCAATGACGTTGATTCAAGAAACCAAATTGACGATAACAAACCAACCCAACCAGGCatttaaatgaaatgaGGATTTGAATGATCCTCTGTTGTATTCATATAGATTTATTTTAGAAAATTAATTTGTACAATATACGCATTACTTAGAAGTTGTTGTAAAGTTGGATCCTGCATGGGGTGCCACAAGTGCATTTGgtcgtttttttttatgagcaattttttttttttgtttgttgttgttaattgGACCAGATATGGCTGAAGATATGGATAGTGCTGATACGCAAGTTGGTGATGTTGATTCATCGCTGAATGCCTCTCTTCCCGAACCAAGCAAGGAATCGTCACGGGAAACAACACCAGAAAGTGTACCGACAAATGACCAATCAGATCGTCCCAAACCTAAGAAGAGACTTACACTCCAAGAAAGATTAGCTCAAGCAGCTAAAGGGAAAAAGAAGCCTTCTTCAACAACCCCAACCTCATTGTCACGTACCACTAGCAATGAAGATCAGAAACCAGATTTAGACTTGCAAATGGAAATCGAAAGATTAAAGCTAGAAAACTCTGCATTgaccaagaagttaaaccacaaatcaaactttgataaagaaagaaacgACTTGATTGCCAAACTTGCTTCCAAAGATGAAACCATTGAACAACTTCGCAAAGAAGGCGAAGCACTATCATTAAAGGAACTCAAGCTAAACGAGTCCATTAAAAAGCTCAAGCTTGCAAACCAGGATTTAGAGGAAAATATCCGTGATTACAGTGTGAAAAGTGAAGAGTCGTCTATGAAATTAGAAGAGTTGActgattttttgaaaacccATAAGTTTAAAACCATAGATCAAGTTGTCAGCAAGTATGAAGAGGTGGTTAAGGAATTGGAGGTAGCAAAAGCTGGTCTAGAAAACTCACATACTTGGGAGACAAAGTACAACGAACTAGTAGTTTCTCATGAAGAAGCCAATGCCGCCAAAAAGGAACTACTTAAAGAAACCAACGAAGTTAAGATAGAATTGAACATGCTTAAGCGACAGCACAaacttgaaattgaatCCAAAAATGCTACtataaaagaattgaagTCACAAATGTCTGCCTCCAAACAGAGTTTTGCACAAGAGATTTCCCGTCTTGAAGATAAGATCGAGACTCTCAGGTTGGAAAATGAATCGAACGAAACCGTTTCTGAAAATGTGAATGAAGATGGCAAAGTTGATTTTGACGAGTTTAGTAAACTTTCTGAAGCACACCGTATTCTTCAAAAACAGTATTTGTCTTCACAGGAAAATTGGAAGGCTATTGAATCGAATTTATCCCTCAAAGTTGACAATTTATCATCTTCTGTGGAGTCATTAAAGAAATCCAAACACAAATTGACACAAGACTTGGCCAAAGTGAATAATTCCATGCACTTGCAATTAAAGGAGATGGAGAAACTTGAACAGGATAAAATTAAGTTGCAAGAAGAAAGGAATCAGCTTCAGTTGACGGTGGAGatgaaagaaaatgaaattgtcGAGATCACCGAAAAGTTTGAAAAGTTCAAAGGCATATACAATCAAGAGAGAGCTGCACTCAATTCCAAGATTCAGAGTTTGAATGACAAAATAAAGGAGGAGAAGCGACCAGAGCGATTAAATCTAATTCGAGACAACTCAGTTAGTTCAGGGTTTAGTTGGGATAACGAAATCAAATTGGGCGAGTCTTCAACCACACCTGCAATAAATAGAGACTTTTCTACATTCCTCGACAGGAACATTTCGCTGAGTTCGTTCACTGAGATAGGCGATGACATTGATGATCGCGAGCAGTATTCGTTTACTGGCCAACTTGCACCACCAGTTGGAGGTGGAGTGCCTGCTTCCTCGCACAGCAATAACATCCAGTTGGTTAATAAAATGAGTTCCAATATCAGACGCTTAGAGATTGAGCTTAACACCCTTAAAGACGAATACTCCAAAATATCCActgaaaaggaaaaagttGAACAGGAGTTGTTGGAGAGTTTAAAACTAACAGATGAAATCAAGTTGTTGCATTCAGAGCTTGATTCGTTGAAATCGGTCATCAAGGATAAAGAAATACAAGAACAAAGAATGTTAGAGCTAATAGGTGAAAAGTCTGAACAAGTTGAAGAACTTAAAGCA
The sequence above is a segment of the Candida albicans SC5314 chromosome 3, complete sequence genome. Coding sequences within it:
- a CDS encoding uncharacterized protein (Ortholog(s) have COPI-coated vesicle, Golgi apparatus localization), which codes for MAEDMDSADTQVGDVDSSSNASLPEPSKESSRETTPESVPTNDQSDRPKPKKRLTLQERLAQAAKGKKKPSSTTPTSLSRTTSNEDQKPDLDLQMEIERLKLENSALTKKLNHKSNFDKERNDLIAKLASKDETIEQLRKEGEALSLKELKLNESIKKLKLANQDLEENIRDYSVKSEESSMKLEELTDFLKTHKFKTIDQVVSKYEEVVKELEVAKAGLENSHTWETKYNELVVSHEEANAAKKELLKETNEVKIELNMLKRQHKLEIESKNATIKELKSQMSASKQSFAQEISRLEDKIETLRLENESNETVSENVNEDGKVDFDEFSKLSEAHRILQKQYLSSQENWKAIESNLSLKVDNLSSSVESLKKSKHKLTQDLAKVNNSMHLQLKEMEKLEQDKIKLQEERNQLQLTVEMKENEIVEITEKFEKFKGIYNQERAALNSKIQSLNDKIKEEKRPERLNLIRDNSVSSGFSWDNEIKLGESSTTPAINRDFSTFLDRNISSSSFTEIGDDIDDREQYSFTGQLAPPVGGGVPASSHSNNIQLVNKMSSNIRRLEIELNTLKDEYSKISTEKEKVEQELLESLKLTDEIKLLHSELDSLKSVIKDKEIQEQRMLELIGEKSEQVEELKADVVDLKELCKLQVQQLVEQSSRV
- the WOR4 gene encoding Wor4p (Predicted C2H2 zinc finger protein, involved in transcriptional regulation of white-opaque phenotypic switching; activator of the opaque cell type); its protein translation is MSSDKPEQEILDPKDSKNASLNSTTKKSQDSKLMLPPLGVKSEQQQPQQQQQTPLYGQQGSPQVQTQPQFQADYSYANYQPQAQFYDPYQRQVIMQQANFASPSQYPIQQPYSFANGMTNMAQFHPQTLTSHSDFDQQQMQQSTQPSQQVQVQVQIQPQSNSNSFPAEQKRGRRFRRRFNQIERKYPCSFPGCQKSYGSLNHLNTHIVTKKHGHRKSKADFQHSLQSKEENKPSEISQYVQPSNDYTAGNYWYGYAPHLRSTTSTTSSQSDSFNSQQIPQQPQQQQQQQPQQQNNSNNYLYYQGFQQPITNATTVSGATPATSTLTPAGTASASLSHQPQIQNPASASTVPQQRMVMGNMGYYQQQGAPQYFPAPQQSLLGINDVDSRNQIDDNKPTQPGI